A part of Pongo pygmaeus isolate AG05252 chromosome 14, NHGRI_mPonPyg2-v2.0_pri, whole genome shotgun sequence genomic DNA contains:
- the LOC129011775 gene encoding protocadherin-8 isoform X1: MGPVRRWGSPCLFPLQLFSLCWVLSVAQSKTVRYSTFEEDAPGTVIGTLAEDLHMKVSGDTSFRLMKQFNSSLLRVREGDGQLTVGDAGLDRERLCGQAPQCVLAFDVVSFSQEQFRLVHVEVEVRDVNDHAPRFPRAQIPVEVSEGAAVGTRIPLEVPVDEDVGANGLQTVRLAEPHSPFRVELQTRADGAQCADLVLLQELDRESQAAYSLELVAQDGGRPPRSATAALSVRVLDANDHSPAFPQGAVAEVELAEDAPVGSLLLDLDAADPDEGPNGDVVFAFGARTPPEARRLFRLDPRSGRLTLAGPVDYERQDTYELDVRAQDRGPGPRAATCKVIVRIRDVNDNAPDIAITPLAAPGAPAASPFAAAAAAAALGGADASSPAGAGTPEAGATSLVPEGAARESLVALVSTSDRDSGANGQVRCALYGHEHFRLQPAYAGSYLVVTAASLDRERIAEYNLTLVAEDRGAPPLRTVRPYTVRVGDENDNAPLFTQPVYEVSVRENNPPGAYLATVAARDRDLGRNGQVTYRLLEAEVGRAGGAVSTYVSVDPATGAIYALRSFDYETLRQLDVRIQASDGGSPQLSSSALVQVRVLDQNDHAPVLVHPAPANGSLEVAVPGRTAKDTVVARVQARDADEGANGELAFELQQQEPREAFAISRRTGEILLTGDLSQELPGRVFRALLVISDGGRPPLTTTATVSFVVTAGGGRGPAAPASAGSPERSRPPGSRLGASGSALQWDTPLIVIIVLAGSCTLLLAAIIAIATTCNRRKKEVRKGGALREERPGAAGGGASAHGSPEEAARGAGPRPNMFDVLTFPGTGKAPFGSPAADAPPPAVAAAEVPGSEGGSATGESACHFEGQQRLRGAHAEPYGASPGFGKEPAPPVAVWKGHSFNTISGREAEKFSGKDSGKGDSDFNDSDSDISGDALKKDLINHMQSGLWACTAECKILGHSDRCWSPSCSGPNAHPSPHPPAQMSTFCKSTSLPRDPLRRDHYYQAQLPKTVGLQSVYEKVLHRDYDRTATLLSPPRPGRLPDLQEIGVPLYQSPPGRYLSPKKGANENV; this comes from the exons ATGGGTCCTGTGAGGCGTTGGGGCAGCCCCTGCCTTTTCCCCTTGCAGCTCTTCAGCCTCTGCTGGGTGCTCTCAGTGGCCCAGAGCAAAACAGTCCGATACAGCACCTTCGAGGAGGATGCCCCCGGCACGGTCATCGGGACCCTGGCCGAGGACCTGCATATGAAAGTATCGGGTGACACAAGCTTCCGCCTGATGAAGCAATTCAACAGCTCTCTGCTCCGGGTGCGCGAAGGCGACGGGCAGCTGACCGTCGGGGACGCCGGACTGGACCGCGAGCGGCTGTGTGGCCAGGCCCCGCAGTGCGTGCTGGCCTTCGATGTGGTCAGCTTCTCGCAGGAGCAGTTCCGGCTGGTGCacgtggaggtggaggtgagggaCGTCAACGACCACGCGCCGCGCTTCCCCCGGGCCCAGATCCCGGTAGAGGTGTCCGAGGGTGCGGCCGTGGGCACGCGCATCCCCTTGGAGGTGCCGGTGGACGAGGACGTGGGCGCCAACGGGCTGCAGACCGTGCGCCTGGCCGAGCCGCACAGCCCCTTTCGCGTGGAGCTGCAGACGCGAGCGGACGGCGCTCAGTGCGCGGACCTGGTGCTGCTGCAGGAGCTGGACCGCGAGAGCCAGGCCGCCTACAGCCTGGAGCTGGTGGCCCAGGACGGCGGCCGCCCGCCGCGCTCCGCCACTGCTGCCCTCAGTGTGCGCGTCCTGGATGCGAATGACCACAGCCCGGCCTTCCCTCAGGGCGCCGTGGCCGAAGTGGAGCTGGCGGAAGACGCGCCCGTGGGCTCCCTGCTTCTCGACCTGGACGCAGCCGACCCCGACGAGGGCCCTAACGGCGACGTGGTGTTCGCTTTTGGCGCCCGCACCCCGCCGGAGGCGCGCCGCCTCTTTCGGCTTGACCCGCGATCGGGCCGCCTCACCCTGGCCGGGCCGGTGGACTACGAGCGTCAGGACACCTACGAGCTGGACGTGCGGGCGCAGGACCGCGGACCCGGGCCCCGCGCTGCCACCTGCAAAGTCATCGTGCGCATCCGCGACGTCAATGACAACGCACCCGACATCGCCATCACCCCGCTGGCCGCCCCAGGCGCGCCGGCCGCCTCACCCttcgccgctgccgccgccgccgctgcgcTCGGGGGAGCGGACGCTAGCTCGCCGGCGGGAGCCGGGACGCCCGAGGCTGGCGCCACTTCGCTGGTGCCGGAGGGGGCGGCGCGCGAGAGCCTGGTGGCCCTGGTCAGCACCTCGGACAGGGACTCGGGCGCCAACGGGCAGGTGCGCTGCGCCCTCTATGGGCACGAGCACTTCCGGCTGCAGCCGGCCTACGCGGGCAGCTACCTGGTGGTGACCGCGGCGTCGCTGGACCGCGAACGCATCGCCGAGTACAACTTGACGCTGGTGGCCGAGGATCGCGGCGCGCCCCCGCTGCGCACCGTGCGGCCCTACACGGTGCGTGTGGGCGACGAGAACGACAACGCGCCGCTCTTCACGCAGCCGGTCTATGAGGTGTCGGTGCGCGAGAACAACCCGCCAGGCGCCTACCTGGCCACGGTGGCCGCCCGGGACCGGGACCTGGGCCGCAACGGCCAGGTCACCTACCGGCTGCTGGAGGCCGAGGTAGGCCGCGCCGGGGGCGCTGTGTCCACTTATGTCTCGGTGGACCCGGCTACCGGAGCTATCTACGCGCTGCGCAGTTTCGACTATGAGACGCTGCGCCAACTCGACGTTCGCATCCAAGCTAGCGACGGCGGCTCCCCTCAGCTTTCCAGCAGCGCCCTAGTGCAAGTGCGCGTGCTGGACCAGAACGACCATGCGCCGGTCCTGGTGCACCCGGCGCCAGCCAATGGCTCCCTAGAAGTGGCGGTGCCTGGGCGCACCGCAAAGGACACCGTTGTGGCCCGTGTGCAGGCCCGGGATGCAGACGAGGGAGCCAACGGGGAGCTGGCGTTCGAGCTGCAGCAGCAGGAGCCGCGCGAAGCCTTCGCTATCAGCCGCCGCACGGGGGAGATACTGCTCACCGGCGACCTCTCGCAGGAGCTACCTGGCCGCGTGTTCAGGGCGCTCCTGGTCATATCCGACGGTGGCCGTCCCCCGCTCACCACCACCGCAACTGTCAGCTTCGTGGTAACAGCAGGGGGCGGGCGTGGGCCGGCTGCGCCTGCCAGTGCGGGAAGCCCCGAGCGTTCCCGCCCGCCTGGCTCTCGGCTCGGGGCGTCTGGGTCGGCGCTGCAATGGGACACGCCGCTGATCGTCATCATCGTGCTGGCCGGGAGCTGCACGCTGCTGCTGGCCGCCATCATCGCCATCGCCACCACCTGCAACCGCCGCAAGAAGGAGGTGCGCAAAGGGGGGGCCCTCCGGGAAGAGCGGCCCGGGGCGGCGGGCGGCGGAGCCTCGGCTCACGGCTCCCCGGAGGAGGCCGCCCGGGGAGCCGGGCCCAGGCCCAACATGTTCGACGTGCTCACCTTCCCTGGCACCGGCAAAGCGCCCTTTGGCAGCCCCGCGGCGGACGCGCCTCCGCCTGCGGTCGCCGCGGCCGAAGTGCCGGGCTCAGAGGGCGGCAGCGCCACTGGGGAAAGCGCCTGTCACTTCGAAGGGCAGCAGCGGCTCCGCGGCGCGCACGCCGAG CCCTACGGTGCCTCCCCGGGTTTTGGAAAGGAGCCGGCGCCCCCTGTGGCGGTGTGGAAAGGACACTCATTCAACACCATTTCTGGCAGAGAAGCAGAGAAGTTCAGCGGCAAAGACAGCGGTAAAGGGGACAGTGATTTCAACGACAGCGATTCCGACATCAGCGGGGACGCTCTGAAAAAGGATCTCATCAACCACATGCAGAGTG GACTGTGGGCGTGCACCGCTGAGTGTAAGATCCTGGGCCACTCTGACCGCTGCTGGAGCCCATCCTGCAGCGGGCCCAACGCACATCCGTCGCCTCACCCACCAGCCCAGATGTCAACCTTCTGTAAGAGCACGTCCCTGCCTCGGGATCCTCTGCGCAGGGACCATTACTATCAGGCCCAGCTGCCCAAGACAGTGGGGCTGCAGAGCGTCTATGAGAAAGTACTGCACAGAGACTATGACAGGACAGCCACTCTGCTCTCCCCTCCCCGTCCAGGGAGGCTCCCAGACCTGCAGGAGATTGGGGTACCCCTCTACCAGTCCCCTCCTGGCAGGTACCTGTCCCCGAAGAAGGGAGCCAATGAAAATGTGTAA
- the LOC129011775 gene encoding protocadherin-8 isoform X2, translating to MGPVRRWGSPCLFPLQLFSLCWVLSVAQSKTVRYSTFEEDAPGTVIGTLAEDLHMKVSGDTSFRLMKQFNSSLLRVREGDGQLTVGDAGLDRERLCGQAPQCVLAFDVVSFSQEQFRLVHVEVEVRDVNDHAPRFPRAQIPVEVSEGAAVGTRIPLEVPVDEDVGANGLQTVRLAEPHSPFRVELQTRADGAQCADLVLLQELDRESQAAYSLELVAQDGGRPPRSATAALSVRVLDANDHSPAFPQGAVAEVELAEDAPVGSLLLDLDAADPDEGPNGDVVFAFGARTPPEARRLFRLDPRSGRLTLAGPVDYERQDTYELDVRAQDRGPGPRAATCKVIVRIRDVNDNAPDIAITPLAAPGAPAASPFAAAAAAAALGGADASSPAGAGTPEAGATSLVPEGAARESLVALVSTSDRDSGANGQVRCALYGHEHFRLQPAYAGSYLVVTAASLDRERIAEYNLTLVAEDRGAPPLRTVRPYTVRVGDENDNAPLFTQPVYEVSVRENNPPGAYLATVAARDRDLGRNGQVTYRLLEAEVGRAGGAVSTYVSVDPATGAIYALRSFDYETLRQLDVRIQASDGGSPQLSSSALVQVRVLDQNDHAPVLVHPAPANGSLEVAVPGRTAKDTVVARVQARDADEGANGELAFELQQQEPREAFAISRRTGEILLTGDLSQELPGRVFRALLVISDGGRPPLTTTATVSFVVTAGGGRGPAAPASAGSPERSRPPGSRLGASGSALQWDTPLIVIIVLAGSCTLLLAAIIAIATTCNRRKKEPYGASPGFGKEPAPPVAVWKGHSFNTISGREAEKFSGKDSGKGDSDFNDSDSDISGDALKKDLINHMQSGLWACTAECKILGHSDRCWSPSCSGPNAHPSPHPPAQMSTFCKSTSLPRDPLRRDHYYQAQLPKTVGLQSVYEKVLHRDYDRTATLLSPPRPGRLPDLQEIGVPLYQSPPGRYLSPKKGANENV from the exons ATGGGTCCTGTGAGGCGTTGGGGCAGCCCCTGCCTTTTCCCCTTGCAGCTCTTCAGCCTCTGCTGGGTGCTCTCAGTGGCCCAGAGCAAAACAGTCCGATACAGCACCTTCGAGGAGGATGCCCCCGGCACGGTCATCGGGACCCTGGCCGAGGACCTGCATATGAAAGTATCGGGTGACACAAGCTTCCGCCTGATGAAGCAATTCAACAGCTCTCTGCTCCGGGTGCGCGAAGGCGACGGGCAGCTGACCGTCGGGGACGCCGGACTGGACCGCGAGCGGCTGTGTGGCCAGGCCCCGCAGTGCGTGCTGGCCTTCGATGTGGTCAGCTTCTCGCAGGAGCAGTTCCGGCTGGTGCacgtggaggtggaggtgagggaCGTCAACGACCACGCGCCGCGCTTCCCCCGGGCCCAGATCCCGGTAGAGGTGTCCGAGGGTGCGGCCGTGGGCACGCGCATCCCCTTGGAGGTGCCGGTGGACGAGGACGTGGGCGCCAACGGGCTGCAGACCGTGCGCCTGGCCGAGCCGCACAGCCCCTTTCGCGTGGAGCTGCAGACGCGAGCGGACGGCGCTCAGTGCGCGGACCTGGTGCTGCTGCAGGAGCTGGACCGCGAGAGCCAGGCCGCCTACAGCCTGGAGCTGGTGGCCCAGGACGGCGGCCGCCCGCCGCGCTCCGCCACTGCTGCCCTCAGTGTGCGCGTCCTGGATGCGAATGACCACAGCCCGGCCTTCCCTCAGGGCGCCGTGGCCGAAGTGGAGCTGGCGGAAGACGCGCCCGTGGGCTCCCTGCTTCTCGACCTGGACGCAGCCGACCCCGACGAGGGCCCTAACGGCGACGTGGTGTTCGCTTTTGGCGCCCGCACCCCGCCGGAGGCGCGCCGCCTCTTTCGGCTTGACCCGCGATCGGGCCGCCTCACCCTGGCCGGGCCGGTGGACTACGAGCGTCAGGACACCTACGAGCTGGACGTGCGGGCGCAGGACCGCGGACCCGGGCCCCGCGCTGCCACCTGCAAAGTCATCGTGCGCATCCGCGACGTCAATGACAACGCACCCGACATCGCCATCACCCCGCTGGCCGCCCCAGGCGCGCCGGCCGCCTCACCCttcgccgctgccgccgccgccgctgcgcTCGGGGGAGCGGACGCTAGCTCGCCGGCGGGAGCCGGGACGCCCGAGGCTGGCGCCACTTCGCTGGTGCCGGAGGGGGCGGCGCGCGAGAGCCTGGTGGCCCTGGTCAGCACCTCGGACAGGGACTCGGGCGCCAACGGGCAGGTGCGCTGCGCCCTCTATGGGCACGAGCACTTCCGGCTGCAGCCGGCCTACGCGGGCAGCTACCTGGTGGTGACCGCGGCGTCGCTGGACCGCGAACGCATCGCCGAGTACAACTTGACGCTGGTGGCCGAGGATCGCGGCGCGCCCCCGCTGCGCACCGTGCGGCCCTACACGGTGCGTGTGGGCGACGAGAACGACAACGCGCCGCTCTTCACGCAGCCGGTCTATGAGGTGTCGGTGCGCGAGAACAACCCGCCAGGCGCCTACCTGGCCACGGTGGCCGCCCGGGACCGGGACCTGGGCCGCAACGGCCAGGTCACCTACCGGCTGCTGGAGGCCGAGGTAGGCCGCGCCGGGGGCGCTGTGTCCACTTATGTCTCGGTGGACCCGGCTACCGGAGCTATCTACGCGCTGCGCAGTTTCGACTATGAGACGCTGCGCCAACTCGACGTTCGCATCCAAGCTAGCGACGGCGGCTCCCCTCAGCTTTCCAGCAGCGCCCTAGTGCAAGTGCGCGTGCTGGACCAGAACGACCATGCGCCGGTCCTGGTGCACCCGGCGCCAGCCAATGGCTCCCTAGAAGTGGCGGTGCCTGGGCGCACCGCAAAGGACACCGTTGTGGCCCGTGTGCAGGCCCGGGATGCAGACGAGGGAGCCAACGGGGAGCTGGCGTTCGAGCTGCAGCAGCAGGAGCCGCGCGAAGCCTTCGCTATCAGCCGCCGCACGGGGGAGATACTGCTCACCGGCGACCTCTCGCAGGAGCTACCTGGCCGCGTGTTCAGGGCGCTCCTGGTCATATCCGACGGTGGCCGTCCCCCGCTCACCACCACCGCAACTGTCAGCTTCGTGGTAACAGCAGGGGGCGGGCGTGGGCCGGCTGCGCCTGCCAGTGCGGGAAGCCCCGAGCGTTCCCGCCCGCCTGGCTCTCGGCTCGGGGCGTCTGGGTCGGCGCTGCAATGGGACACGCCGCTGATCGTCATCATCGTGCTGGCCGGGAGCTGCACGCTGCTGCTGGCCGCCATCATCGCCATCGCCACCACCTGCAACCGCCGCAAGAAGGAG CCCTACGGTGCCTCCCCGGGTTTTGGAAAGGAGCCGGCGCCCCCTGTGGCGGTGTGGAAAGGACACTCATTCAACACCATTTCTGGCAGAGAAGCAGAGAAGTTCAGCGGCAAAGACAGCGGTAAAGGGGACAGTGATTTCAACGACAGCGATTCCGACATCAGCGGGGACGCTCTGAAAAAGGATCTCATCAACCACATGCAGAGTG GACTGTGGGCGTGCACCGCTGAGTGTAAGATCCTGGGCCACTCTGACCGCTGCTGGAGCCCATCCTGCAGCGGGCCCAACGCACATCCGTCGCCTCACCCACCAGCCCAGATGTCAACCTTCTGTAAGAGCACGTCCCTGCCTCGGGATCCTCTGCGCAGGGACCATTACTATCAGGCCCAGCTGCCCAAGACAGTGGGGCTGCAGAGCGTCTATGAGAAAGTACTGCACAGAGACTATGACAGGACAGCCACTCTGCTCTCCCCTCCCCGTCCAGGGAGGCTCCCAGACCTGCAGGAGATTGGGGTACCCCTCTACCAGTCCCCTCCTGGCAGGTACCTGTCCCCGAAGAAGGGAGCCAATGAAAATGTGTAA